From one Octopus bimaculoides isolate UCB-OBI-ISO-001 chromosome 1, ASM119413v2, whole genome shotgun sequence genomic stretch:
- the LOC106867654 gene encoding prefoldin subunit 6: MAEGLQKRLQNEVEKYQSVQKDIQKYIMGKQKLDAQLNENTLVKEELDMLEKESCVYKLIGPVLVKQDLEEAKQNVQKRIDYISSELKRHENTIKDLEKKQETHRENLGKLQHQFQQAQVKAAVRA, encoded by the exons ATGGCGGAGGGTTTACAGAAGCGGTTACAGAATGAAGTCGAAAAGTATCAAAGTGTTCAAAAAG ATATCCAGAAGTATATCATGGGAAAGCAGAAACTTGATGCTCAGCTCAATGAGAACACTTTAGTAAAAGAG GAACTGGACATGCTTGAAAAGGAATCTTGTGTATACAAATTGATAGGTCCAGTTTTGGTAAAGCAAGATCTTGAGGAAGCTAAACAGAACGTCCAGAAACGTATTGATTATATCTCTAGTGAATT gaAACGCCATGAAAATACTATTAAAGACcttgaaaagaaacaggaaaccCACCGTGAGAACCTCGGCAAATTACAACACCAATTCCAACAGGCTCAAGTGAAGGCTGCTGTCAGAGCTTAA